From the genome of Sphingobacterium kitahiroshimense, one region includes:
- a CDS encoding Gfo/Idh/MocA family protein yields MMNRQKFIKTSTLLAASALFFKRTKVLADSKKIRIGVIGVNGMGWSNLTAILKNTNVVCTALCDIDENVLNNRVFELKKRDINVKTYIDYKQLLADNNVDAVIIGTPDHWHCLMMVDAVTAGKHVYVEKPIGNSIKECELMVAAAQKYNAIVQVGQWQRSQQHFEDAIKFLHTGSLGKVRMVKVWAYLGWKKDVPIVPDSAIPAGVHYDRWLGPATKRPFNVNRFHFNFRWFWDYAGGLMTDWGVHMLDFALIGMKVSDPRSIMAAGGKFAYPDDVEETPDTLTTLYEFDGFNVQWEHAIGIDGGPYNKGHGVAFIGNNGTLVLNREGWEVLPEGDRMAAVPFQKSKDNGLERHMDNFVEAILTRNKSILKAPVEAGAHIAILSQMGNIAYRTGKKLYWDKDKRQFSDKEANKYLAANYHNGYSYPKV; encoded by the coding sequence ATGATGAATAGACAAAAATTTATTAAAACCTCTACATTATTAGCGGCATCTGCATTATTTTTTAAAAGAACAAAGGTGTTGGCAGATTCAAAAAAAATACGCATTGGTGTAATCGGTGTAAATGGGATGGGATGGTCCAATCTCACCGCAATATTAAAAAATACAAATGTCGTATGCACTGCACTTTGCGATATAGATGAAAATGTTCTAAATAACCGTGTTTTCGAATTGAAAAAGCGTGATATAAACGTTAAGACATATATTGATTATAAGCAATTATTAGCAGATAATAATGTTGATGCTGTGATTATAGGAACTCCCGATCATTGGCATTGTTTGATGATGGTGGATGCCGTTACGGCGGGGAAACATGTCTATGTAGAAAAACCGATTGGCAATTCGATCAAAGAGTGTGAGCTCATGGTGGCCGCCGCTCAAAAGTATAATGCTATTGTTCAAGTAGGGCAGTGGCAACGTAGTCAACAGCATTTTGAGGATGCTATAAAATTTCTACATACTGGTAGTCTCGGTAAGGTAAGAATGGTTAAAGTATGGGCCTACTTAGGTTGGAAGAAGGATGTTCCAATTGTCCCGGATTCAGCAATTCCAGCAGGTGTACATTATGATAGATGGTTGGGCCCTGCTACAAAAAGGCCTTTTAATGTCAATCGTTTTCATTTTAATTTCCGTTGGTTTTGGGATTATGCCGGCGGTCTGATGACAGATTGGGGCGTGCATATGCTGGATTTTGCGTTGATCGGTATGAAAGTTTCGGATCCACGTTCGATCATGGCAGCAGGAGGAAAATTTGCTTATCCCGATGATGTTGAGGAGACACCAGATACTTTGACAACTTTATATGAGTTTGATGGGTTTAATGTGCAGTGGGAACATGCAATAGGTATTGATGGTGGACCTTATAACAAAGGCCATGGTGTGGCTTTTATCGGAAACAATGGCACTTTAGTACTGAATAGAGAGGGGTGGGAAGTATTGCCAGAAGGGGATCGAATGGCTGCGGTACCATTTCAAAAATCAAAAGATAATGGTTTGGAAAGGCATATGGACAACTTTGTTGAAGCAATTCTTACGCGAAATAAAAGTATTCTGAAAGCCCCTGTTGAAGCGGGTGCACATATTGCCATTTTATCTCAAATGGGAAATATTGCATACAGAACGGGTAAAAAATTGTACTGGGATAAGGACAAACGTCAGTTCTCAGATAAAGAAGCGAATAAGTATTTGGCAGCAAATTATCATAATGGTTATTCGTATCCTAAAGTGTAG
- a CDS encoding NPCBM/NEW2 domain-containing protein — MAGVWYFVQKEGQKQFVGVTKSKPVLEKGSVKFILKGDGKPIFTSSVVKGGDRPQQIDVSLKDIMYLELVAETTDDGPSGDHAVWIAPKIDYKTVKPVLVDVGTVGSGSTMDAGISKQLAAKIKTLPVMKELSSDKTAFDWLITPQKSKAGIYTSADGKSIIIANAMMSRTFRIFPNLATVDITNRMLGESLIRAVSSEGTIQIDGKKWNIGGLNGQEERGYLKNEWLDKMTTLPESFMVEDFEIKPLEERIKWARNRWALNKEPVSGQQLVFTLRGERELKDVKVKLYFSIYDHIPVISKRMEVINESTLPINIDFFQLEYLAFSEPESPGDGDPSVFRLPNIHVESDFAAGGAFTEKTSDITEKWVTDPAYTSQRNYLLETPCVLDVSPKLGPDYSLESKGTFQSFTVYEMPFDSDDRERKGLFTRKMYRTIAPWTSENPIFMHLTSTDPEVVHRAIDQCDSTGYEMIILSFGSGLNAEDISDANIAKFKGFVDYARSKGIDMGCYSLLASRWISDEVDVINPETGKRGGMRFGSSPCLASDWGYEYFEKIKYFFEKTGMKCFEHDGSYPGDFCASTTHAHHEGLADSQWKQFHKVTELYHWMSSQGIYMNVPDFYFLNGSNKVGIGYREANWSLPRDRQLMHARQLNYDCTWDRIPSSLWSFVPLVEYQGGGKDATLEPLNDHLHEYKMHMIQNYGAGVQACYRGPRLYDTPKTKEMVVDVIKWYKRYRNILNSDIIHLRKPDARDWDGMMHVNPNEKEKAFALFYNPTDKEIVRKIQIPLYYTGLSTAAKIREQEGNLISYQLNRDYTVELTVKIPANGYTWYVVE, encoded by the coding sequence TTGGCAGGAGTATGGTATTTCGTTCAAAAGGAAGGACAAAAGCAGTTTGTAGGTGTTACAAAGAGTAAACCTGTCTTAGAAAAAGGTTCCGTAAAATTTATTTTGAAAGGTGATGGTAAACCTATTTTTACAAGTTCAGTAGTTAAAGGCGGAGATCGTCCTCAGCAGATTGACGTCTCGTTAAAAGACATAATGTATCTTGAACTTGTAGCCGAAACAACTGATGATGGACCTAGTGGTGATCACGCCGTTTGGATTGCACCAAAGATTGATTATAAAACTGTAAAACCTGTACTTGTTGATGTTGGGACAGTGGGTTCGGGTTCCACTATGGATGCAGGAATCAGTAAGCAACTTGCGGCGAAAATCAAAACATTACCAGTGATGAAAGAATTGTCATCAGACAAGACTGCATTTGATTGGTTAATTACTCCTCAGAAATCTAAAGCTGGAATTTACACTTCGGCAGATGGTAAAAGTATAATAATTGCAAATGCTATGATGTCGCGAACTTTTCGGATTTTTCCTAATTTGGCGACGGTAGATATTACGAACCGCATGTTAGGGGAAAGCTTGATTAGGGCAGTAAGTAGTGAGGGAACGATACAGATTGATGGTAAAAAATGGAATATTGGCGGTTTAAATGGTCAAGAAGAACGGGGATATCTTAAGAATGAGTGGTTAGATAAAATGACAACATTACCGGAGTCGTTTATGGTAGAAGATTTTGAAATAAAACCACTGGAAGAACGAATCAAATGGGCCCGCAATCGCTGGGCACTTAATAAAGAACCGGTATCAGGCCAGCAACTTGTATTTACCCTTCGTGGTGAACGAGAGTTGAAGGATGTGAAAGTGAAGCTTTATTTTAGCATCTATGATCATATTCCGGTAATTAGTAAAAGAATGGAAGTGATTAATGAATCTACATTACCAATAAATATTGATTTCTTTCAATTGGAATATTTGGCATTCTCAGAACCTGAGTCACCAGGAGATGGTGATCCTTCAGTTTTTAGATTACCCAATATTCATGTTGAGAGTGATTTTGCTGCAGGAGGAGCTTTTACTGAAAAAACAAGTGATATTACAGAAAAATGGGTGACAGATCCTGCTTACACCTCGCAACGTAATTATCTTCTGGAGACCCCTTGTGTATTGGATGTATCACCTAAGCTTGGTCCGGATTATAGCTTAGAAAGTAAAGGTACTTTCCAATCATTCACTGTTTATGAAATGCCATTTGATAGTGATGATCGGGAGCGTAAAGGATTGTTTACGCGTAAGATGTATCGGACTATAGCGCCATGGACTAGCGAGAATCCTATCTTTATGCATTTAACATCCACTGATCCTGAAGTGGTACATAGAGCCATAGATCAGTGCGATTCGACAGGTTATGAGATGATTATACTTAGCTTTGGTTCGGGGTTAAATGCGGAAGATATCTCCGATGCAAACATCGCGAAATTCAAGGGTTTTGTTGATTATGCACGTAGTAAAGGCATTGATATGGGATGTTATTCCCTTTTAGCCAGCAGATGGATCAGTGATGAGGTCGATGTGATTAATCCCGAGACAGGTAAACGTGGAGGTATGCGCTTTGGAAGTTCCCCATGTCTTGCTAGTGATTGGGGGTATGAATATTTTGAGAAAATAAAATACTTTTTTGAAAAGACAGGAATGAAGTGTTTCGAGCATGATGGTTCTTATCCAGGAGATTTCTGTGCTTCGACTACCCATGCACATCACGAGGGTCTAGCAGATTCACAATGGAAACAATTTCATAAGGTTACTGAACTTTATCACTGGATGTCTTCCCAAGGAATATATATGAATGTACCCGATTTTTACTTTTTGAACGGATCTAATAAAGTGGGAATTGGCTACAGAGAGGCTAATTGGTCTTTACCTCGCGATCGTCAGCTCATGCATGCACGTCAGTTAAATTATGATTGTACATGGGATAGAATTCCCTCTTCTTTATGGAGTTTTGTGCCCTTAGTAGAATATCAGGGAGGAGGAAAAGATGCGACTTTAGAGCCATTGAATGACCACCTTCATGAATATAAGATGCATATGATCCAAAATTATGGCGCAGGTGTGCAAGCATGTTACCGAGGGCCTCGTCTCTACGATACACCAAAAACGAAAGAAATGGTTGTCGATGTGATTAAATGGTATAAGCGTTATCGCAATATATTGAACAGTGATATCATCCATTTACGTAAACCTGATGCTCGGGACTGGGACGGAATGATGCACGTGAATCCTAATGAAAAAGAGAAAGCTTTTGCATTATTTTATAACCCTACAGATAAAGAAATCGTGCGTAAAATTCAAATACCACTTTATTATACCGGATTGTCCACAGCAGCAAAAATTAGAGAACAAGAAGGTAATTTAATATCTTACCAATTGAACCGTGATTATACAGTAGAATTGACGGTTAAAATACCAGCAAATGGATATACTTGGTATGTGGTAGAATAA